The Stenotrophomonas sp. ZAC14D1_NAIMI4_1 DNA segment GCTGGGCATCCAGCCGCAGCCGGGCTTGAGGTGTTCGGCAGGGGTTTCCAGTGACTGCCGCGAGACCCACAGCGGATCCACCGCGCGATCCAGGCGCGGCTCGATGGCCGCCAGGGCCAGCGGCGGCAGCGGCCCGGCCACGTAGAAGCCGGAGCCGGCACGCGCGGCGATCACGCCTTCGGCAGCGAGCCGCTCGTAGGCCTCGACCACGGTGGATACCGAAACCCCCATGGCCGCTGCCTGTGCACGTACCGAAGGCAGGCGCGCGCCGGGGCCATCCTGGCGGGCGGCGATGCGCGTGCGTACCGCATGGATGACGCTGTCGATACGGCTGGGAGATCCGGACATGGTGGTGACTGTGTGGGAAGTGTGACCAGTACAGTTACTTGCGACTGTACTGGATTGTAGCTGGGTGGCAGGGCGCGGCAATGGCCCAATGGCGGCCCGGGCCACGCGTGGCCCTTCGCAAACGGATGTCAGCGTGGAACGGTCGGCAAGCGGGTGGATCAACGGCTTCATCGGTGTGGTGATCTTTGCCGGCTCGCTGCCCGCTACGCGGCTGGCGGTGCTGGAGCTGGATGCCGGCTTCGTGACTGCCGCGCGCGCCAGCATCGCCGCACTGCTCGGCCTGGCCCTGCTGCTGGCCCTGCGCCAGCCCCGGCCGGCGCGCGCGGACCTGCCCGGCCTGGCCATGGTCAGCCTGGGCGTGGTGGTGGGTTTTCCGCTGCTGACCGCGCTGGCCCTGCGCCAGGCGTCGTCCGCGCACACCATCGTCTTCGTCGGCCTGTTGCCACTCAGTACTGCGCTGTTCGGCGTGCTGCGCGGCGGTGAGCGGCCACGACCGGCGTTCTGGCTGTTCTCGCTGCTGGGCAGCGCCTGCGTGGTCGGTTACGCGGCACGCAACGGCATCGAAGCGTCGCTGCAGGCCGACCTGCTGATGCTGGCGGCGATCGTGGTGTGCGGCCTGGGCTACGCCGAGGGCGGGCGCCTGGCGCGGCGCCTCGGCGGTTGGCAGGTGATCAGTTGGGCGCTGCTGCTGGCCCTGCCGGTGATGCTGCCGCTGACGGTGATGATGCGCCCGCCGTCGATGGCGGCCATCGGTGCACCGGCGTGGTGGGCACTGGGCTACGTGGCGGTATTCAGCATGCTGGTCGGCTTCCTGTTCTGGTACCGCGGCCTGGCCCAGGGCGGCATTGCCGCCGTCGGCCAGCTGCAGTTGCTGCAGCCATTCTTCGGCCTGGCGCTGGCGGCGCTGCTTTTGCATGAAACGGTCAGCGCCGGCATGCTGCTGGTGACCCTGGCCGCCGTGGCCTGCGTGGCAGGGGCACGCCGCTTCAGCCGCTGAAGGCAGCGCAAGCCCCGTGGCACGCTGTGTGCCGGCCTGCGATGTCGCCTGGCACCTGCCATGGGCAATAATGCGGTCTCTGCCTGAGCATGGATCGCGATGTAGATGACGGCCTCCGGATCGCCCGCTGACGATGGCGCCACCACGCTGCTGCGGCGCTGGAGCACGGGCAACGATCTGTCCGCGCGCGACCGCCTGCTGCAGATGCTGTACGCGCAGCTGCGCGGCATGGCAGCAGTCCGGCTGAGTGGCGATGCGCCCGGCCTGCTGCAGCCCACCATGCTGGTGAACGAGGCGCTGATGCGCATGCTCGACCCCGGCACGGCCTACAACGATCGCGTGCACTTCCTGGCCCTGGCCGCATTGAAGATGCGCAGCGTGATGGTCGACCACGCACGTGCGATGGGCGCGGCCAAGCGTGGCGGCGATCAGCTGCATCTCACCCTGGGCCACGCCGATCGCGAAGGCGTGGAGGACCAGGACGCCGTGGACGTGCTGGCGCTGGATGCGGCGCTGCTGGCCTTGGCCGATGTGGATGCGCGCGCCAGTTCCACGGTCGAGTGGATGTACTTCGGCGGCATGCGCCGCGAGGAAATCGCCGCAGCACAGGGCGTGTCGGTGCCGACCGTCGATCGCGACCTGCGCTTCGCCAAGGCCTGGCTCAAGCGCCACCTCGGTGGCACGCCTGCGGGGGATGCCAGCACATGAGCAGCGCAGTGGACTGGCGCGCGGTGCGCGCGCTGTTCGATTCGGTCTGCGAACTGCCCGAGCCGCAGTGGGAGCGCGAGCTGCATGCATTGACCGGCGACGCAACGCTGGTGCACGAGACGCTGGCCCTGCTGCGTGCACAGACCCAGGCGCTGGGCGGCATGCAGCGTTCGATCGATACGGTGCTCGCTTCGCTGGATGCAGGCGATACCCAGGTGGGGCAGCTGATCGGGCCGTGGCGGCTGGTGCGCCTGCTCGCGGCCGGCGGCATGGGCCGGGTGTTCCTGGCCGAGCGCGCCGACCAGCTGTATCGCCGCCAGGTGGCGATCAAGGTGATGCGGCGCAGCTTCGATCCCGCGCTGGCGCAGCGGCTGCAGGCCGAAAGCCAGATCCTGGCCGACCTGCAGCATCCCAACATCGCCCGCCTGTATGACGTCGGCCGTGCGGCCGCCGACCAGCCCTACCTGGTGATGGAATTCATCGACGGGCAGCGCCTGGACGAAGCCTGCCGCGCGCCGGACATCACCCTGGCACGGGTGCTGGGTCTGTTCTGCAAGGTCTGCCGCGCGGTGCAGGCCGCGCATGCGCAGGGCGTGATCCACTGCGACATCAAGCCGGCCAACGTGCTGGTGCGCAGCGATGACGAACCGGTGCTGCTGGATTTCGGTATCTCGCGGCTGATGGATGACGGCAGCAGCGAGGCCGGTGCCTACGCCACGCCGCGCTATACCAGCCCGGAGCGGCGCTCGGGGCGCCCGGCGGCGGTGGCCGATGACATCTACAGCCTCGGAGTGATGCTCGACGAGCTGCTGGCGCTGGGTGGGCCGGCGGTGCGCCTGCACGCCGACCTGATGGCCGTGGCCGCCCGTGCACGCGCACTGGTTGCCGCCGATCGTTACGCATCGGTGGATGCGCTGGCCGAGGACGTGGTCCGGTTCCAGCAGCATCGTCCGGTGCGCGCGCGGCGGCCCAGCCGCGTGCAGCGCGCACGCCTGTTCCTGCGCCGGCAGTGGCGCGCCTCGGCGGTGGCGGCCTGTGCGCTGCTGGTGGCGGTGGGCTTCGTGCAGCGCATCGGCGATGCGCGGGCACGCGCGGAAGAAAACGCGGCGGCCGCGTCCAGCATCGCCGACGTGTTGGTGGCGGCCTTCGATTCGGCCGAGCCGGGCATCCGTGGCGACCGCCCGATGACCGCGCGGGAGGTGCTTGATCTCGGTGCGCTGCGGATCGAGCAGGATCTGTCCGCCTCGCCGCTGGTGCGCGCCCGCCTGCAGGCCGCGCTCGGCCGTGCCTACCGCAACCTGGGGCAGCCGCGCGAAGCCGGCGCGCTGCTGCAGGGCGCCGTGCAGGGCCTGCGCGAGGCCGGTGCACCGGCGCACGAGATTGCTGCGGTGGAAGCGGCACGGGCCCTGCTGCAGGTGGAGGACGGCCAGCAGGATGCCGCCCTGCAAGGGGCACGCCGCGGGCTGGCGTTGCTGGAACAGGATGACGACGTCGGCGTGCGTATCGACCTGCTCAATGCGATGGGGCGTGCCCACGCCAGCCGCGAGCACTTCGAGGAGGCCAACACGGCCTATGCCGAAGCACTGGCCCTGGCCCGCAGTGGCACGGGCGCGGCGTTCGATGCGGGCCGGATGACCACGCTGTCCAACCTGGGCACGCTGTACCGGTCGCAGGGCAGGTTGCCGCTGTCCGAGGAGACGTTGCGCGAAGCGGCGGCCATCGGTGGCGATGCCTCGCCCCTGCACGGGCCGGCGCGCCTGCGCGTGCTGCGCTCGCTGGTCTACACGCTGCTGGCGCAGGGGCGTGCCGACGAAGCGATGCGGCTGGCCGAGCAGACCTTCGCCATCACCCGCCAGTTGTTCGGCATCGACAGCAGCTATACGGCCTCGGCCGAAGCCGCGCTGGCCGGCCAGTATCTCGATCTTGGCCGCTATGGCGAATCGCAGCAGCACTTCGATGCGGCCATCGCCACCAGCGCGCGGGTGGATGGGGCCGACAGCCTGGCGTACGCCGGCATGGTGTATGGCCGGGCGATCATGGAAGAGGCGCGCGGCGACCTCGCGCTGGCCGAGCAGGGCTACCGGCAGACGCTGGCCCTGCACCAGCGCCTGCTGGGCACGCAGCACCCGCGCAGCCTGGACGTGCAGATGGTGCTGGCACGTCTGCTGATGCGTGCGGACCGTACCTCCGAAGCCGAGCCGTTGCTGCGCGAAGTGGGCGTGGTGTGGCGGCGTACCCTGGCGGCCGATTCACAGCAGCTGGTGACGCTGGAACTGGTGGAACTGGAGTGGCTGACCCGTGCCGGCCGCATCGCCCAGGCGCGGGAAGCGCTGGCCGCATTCGATCGGCAGCATCCTGCGCCGGTGCCGAGCCTGGCGCTGCGCCAGCAGATGCAGTCCGCGCTGTTGGCACAGCGGAGTGGTGCCGCTGATGCCGCCGCGCGCTGGGCGACCGTCGTGGCCACCTTCGAGCGCTTCTACGGTGCCGACTCCACCGCCACGGCGAAGTGGCGCATTCCGTATGCGGAAAGCCTGCTGCAGTCCGGCAACGCGGCATCGGCCGCGGCCCAGCTGCAGCGCGCCCGCCCGCAGCTGGTCGGGCTGTCGCCGCATTCGGAGTTCCTGCTGCGCGCGGCGGCCCTGGACGCGCAGCTGGCCGACACACAGGTTGCCCGGGCGCGATAGGTTCCGCGCGGTTTCTCCGGTTGTTCCATGACAGGCATCCGCACTGCATGGACAACAGGGGAAACGCAACATGCGCAATGATCGACTGGCCCAGCGCCCGGAGAAAACCAACCGCGGGCTGCTGCACCGCTTTGCCAAGGCCTACGGCAAGGCGCGCGAGTGGCACTGCTCGCGCCTGCGCGCATCGGTGGTCGGGCTGCGTTTTGCGGTGTGGGGGGATAGCGGGCGCTTC contains these protein-coding regions:
- a CDS encoding DMT family transporter codes for the protein MERSASGWINGFIGVVIFAGSLPATRLAVLELDAGFVTAARASIAALLGLALLLALRQPRPARADLPGLAMVSLGVVVGFPLLTALALRQASSAHTIVFVGLLPLSTALFGVLRGGERPRPAFWLFSLLGSACVVGYAARNGIEASLQADLLMLAAIVVCGLGYAEGGRLARRLGGWQVISWALLLALPVMLPLTVMMRPPSMAAIGAPAWWALGYVAVFSMLVGFLFWYRGLAQGGIAAVGQLQLLQPFFGLALAALLLHETVSAGMLLVTLAAVACVAGARRFSR
- a CDS encoding ECF-type sigma factor, which translates into the protein MTASGSPADDGATTLLRRWSTGNDLSARDRLLQMLYAQLRGMAAVRLSGDAPGLLQPTMLVNEALMRMLDPGTAYNDRVHFLALAALKMRSVMVDHARAMGAAKRGGDQLHLTLGHADREGVEDQDAVDVLALDAALLALADVDARASSTVEWMYFGGMRREEIAAAQGVSVPTVDRDLRFAKAWLKRHLGGTPAGDAST
- a CDS encoding serine/threonine-protein kinase translates to MSSAVDWRAVRALFDSVCELPEPQWERELHALTGDATLVHETLALLRAQTQALGGMQRSIDTVLASLDAGDTQVGQLIGPWRLVRLLAAGGMGRVFLAERADQLYRRQVAIKVMRRSFDPALAQRLQAESQILADLQHPNIARLYDVGRAAADQPYLVMEFIDGQRLDEACRAPDITLARVLGLFCKVCRAVQAAHAQGVIHCDIKPANVLVRSDDEPVLLDFGISRLMDDGSSEAGAYATPRYTSPERRSGRPAAVADDIYSLGVMLDELLALGGPAVRLHADLMAVAARARALVAADRYASVDALAEDVVRFQQHRPVRARRPSRVQRARLFLRRQWRASAVAACALLVAVGFVQRIGDARARAEENAAAASSIADVLVAAFDSAEPGIRGDRPMTAREVLDLGALRIEQDLSASPLVRARLQAALGRAYRNLGQPREAGALLQGAVQGLREAGAPAHEIAAVEAARALLQVEDGQQDAALQGARRGLALLEQDDDVGVRIDLLNAMGRAHASREHFEEANTAYAEALALARSGTGAAFDAGRMTTLSNLGTLYRSQGRLPLSEETLREAAAIGGDASPLHGPARLRVLRSLVYTLLAQGRADEAMRLAEQTFAITRQLFGIDSSYTASAEAALAGQYLDLGRYGESQQHFDAAIATSARVDGADSLAYAGMVYGRAIMEEARGDLALAEQGYRQTLALHQRLLGTQHPRSLDVQMVLARLLMRADRTSEAEPLLREVGVVWRRTLAADSQQLVTLELVELEWLTRAGRIAQAREALAAFDRQHPAPVPSLALRQQMQSALLAQRSGAADAAARWATVVATFERFYGADSTATAKWRIPYAESLLQSGNAASAAAQLQRARPQLVGLSPHSEFLLRAAALDAQLADTQVARAR